TGAACAACGGTACCAGCGAAGCCGGAATGAACAGAGCGCCAAGCAGCGTGCCTACGAAGGATAACAGCAGCGATAAAGCGAATGTCTGCAGTACGTGGGCGAAAGAACCGGAATGCGCGTAAGACACTGTTCTTTGTTGCATATAAACCGCCTCCTTCTTGAACAATCCTTTTGGTTTATATTATGTGGGATTTTCCATTTTACGTCAACGGAAATGCATATTGCTGCACAAGCCCGGCCGCGCCGCAAACAAGAGAAAAACCCGCGCAGATCGTTCATTCGCGGGTCGCTTGATAAGGTCAGGAGTGGCCGAGATCTTCAACTTCGGTTTGCGGCGTGTAAGCGACGACCGAAACCGGCTGATCCAGCTCGCCGGACAACTCCTGCTCGAACTTGCGGATGCGCTCCAGAACCGTTTTTTTATTATCCAGATTGAGAGGCCGGTAATTTCCTGCTTGAGAGTTGTCCATTTGAACGCTCCTTTGCTGCGAAGGTTTTCTTTACTCCCGCGGACCGTCAGTGCTTATGGTTAGGCAGCTTTTCCTCCGGATGATTGTTGCCGTGCGTTCTCCGGTTTTTATCATCCTTGCGCTGCGTATCGTGCAGCTTCTCTACGAAGCCGGACGTATCCATATTGTTCATGTTGTTCGTGTTTGGCATCCTGGCCGTCCCCTCCTTCCGCCGGTAATGGAACCAATCGGTAGTATGCCCGGAGAAAACGGCAAATATGTTACTTCGACACCTTGTCCAGCACGGCATCGACCAGCGCGTTGAACACGTCGTCGTCCTCTTCGATCAGATCCTCAAGCTGTTCGATCTCTTCCTCGGAGCCCGATTCCTTGGCGAAATTCAAGCTGTAGTTCCAATTTCGCGAATCGTCGCTCTGCAAAGTCACTTCATACGTCGATTTATGGCCGTCCATTCCGACTTCCACGTGGCCGAGGTAGCCTTTATCCTTGCTGTGGCTTGCTTTGACATTAATAATTCGCATACTCACTTTTGAATGTCACTCCTTTTTATGCGCTGGGGGGCGTCTCGGGCAGCGGAATCCAACCCTGGCCGACCCCGTAATAAAACAACACGATCGTGATGAGCCCGATCACGAGAAAAACGGCTCCCTGCACCGGCTTTCTTTGAAAAAAGCGGACAAATGCAAAGCTGATGAACGAACCCATAATCAGTAAGGCAATGAGAATAATAATGGTAGCCATTCGAACGATCCCCTATGTGCAAAAAATGTAAAACCTCATCTAACGTACCATTGTTCGGCCGAAATTTCAAACGGTACGGTCCGCCGCTGCCGAACGCTCCATCCCGCGGCTGACGATGGCGAATACGACGACGCAAGCGAGTGCGATAAACGAATTGTACAGAAACACCGTCCGCATCCCGACCCAATCGCTCGCCACGCCGCCCAGAAAGCTCCCGATAATCCGCGCCACTCCGAGGTTGAGCAGACCGTTCAGCGTTTGTCCGCTCGCCCGCAGCTCCTTCGGCACCTCCTTGCTGATATACGTCGCCATCGTCACGGTAATCACTATAAGGATGAGCCCGTGAAGCAGCTGAACCGGCAGCACGACAAGCGGATCGTGGACGAAATAATAAAGCAGCCACCGGAAAAACGTCGCAGCTCCCGCAACCAGAAATATCGTGCGGATCGGCACGCGTTCGAACAGCTTTTTCGAATACAGCAAAAAAGGAATTTCGCTCAGCGACGAGATGACCATCGACCAGCCGAGCAGCACGCTGTCCGCTCCAAGCTCCTTAAAGTATACCGGAAAAAACGAATAAAAAAAGCCGAGCGTCACCTGCAGCCCGAAGCTGATCGACATATAGAGCATCAGCTGCTTGTGCTTGAACAGCACCCATACCTGCATTTTGGGGCCGACCGACTGGTAGCCGGCGATTTTCGGAAATCTCAGCATTAGCGCAAAAGAAACCGCCATCACGAGAGCAAGCACCCAGAACATCAGGCCGAGATGAGTTTTCGCGACGATGCCGAAAACAAGCGACATGACGGCAAAGCCGATCGTCCCTCCCATGCGGATCATCCCGAACGACCAGGTGCGCCGTTTCTCCACCTCTTCCAGGGCGATCGCATCGCTGATCGCGAAAATCGACGTCTGGAAAAACGTGAAGATGCATATGACAAGCAGCAAATAACCGAACCGGTCCGATATTGGAAAAAATAAAGCGGAAATCCCTGTCCCGACGATCAAGGTTTGCAGCACGCGGTTTTTCGTCGGCGCCCTGTCCCCGACCGCTCCCCAGACGGGCTGGGCGAGAATTGCCACAAGCGGTCCGAGGCTGAGCAGCACGCCGATTTGCGACTTGGACAAGCCGATATCGTTAAAATAAACCGGAATGAATGTGCCGTACACGGCGTTCACCATGTAAATAAATGCGTAAAAAAGCGTGAAAGTCACAAGCAAATTCAATACCATCGTCTTCTTTCGCGAAAATATACGAGAGTCCGATGACCATTATCTCACGAGTCGTTCAAAAAGAAAATCCCTGCGGGGTGCAGGGATTTCTTTCAGGACCAATCGCTGTCTTGGCCGTTATGACCGATTGCGCCGTTTTCCTTCAGATCCACATCGGATTTGCTGTCGTCTATTCTAAATCCTAGTCGCTCGTGTGCAGCCGTATCCTCTTTCGGATGAATCAGCTTCGGGTCGTCGTTATGTTCGGCAGGCATGGAAAACACTCCTTGGCATGCAAAATGAAATGCTCCGGATAGTGTCCCCCGAACCGGTTCCGGTGATTCGCCCGTTTCCGCAGTTGAGGTCCGCTTGAGCAGCCCCGGGCAGCCGATTACCCGCGAGCGTTTGTGGCGTTTGAAGCGGGAGCCGTCTCTCGGGCGGCAGCCTTTCCGGCCGGCACGATCCGCAGCATCAGGTGGGCCAGCCATGCAGTGACGCAGCCAAGCGCCCCGACGATCATAAAACCTTGACCGAGCGTCAGCCAATCGCCCGCGGCCCCCATGAACAAAGGCCCGAGGAACATGCCTAGACCGTAGATCGCCTGGTAAAATCCCATCGCCGTCGCGCGCTTGCCGGATTCCATATGTTTGATGCTGAGCGACATCAGCACCGGGGAAGCGAAACCTCGCCCCAAACCGGCCAGCGCCTGAGTAAACAGAAGCATGCCGAAGCTCGGCAACACCGGAATCAGCACGGTGAACACGCCGCTCAGTACAAATCCGGCGATGACGACGTTTTTTTCGCCGATTTTGCGGGACAAGTACGATCCGCCGATCCACGAAGCGAGTGCGGTCGGAAATGTCGAAAAAAACGTAAGCAGCCCCATATCCAGCTTCGTCGCCCCAAGCGACTGGGCAAACACCGGCGTAAAGCCGAATACGGTCGCGAACGTCAGCACCTGGAACAGGATGGACAGAAAGGAAACGGTCAGCAGCGTCCGGTCTTTCGCCACTTCCACAACGCCGCTGTAAGTAATCTTTTGCGCGTTATCGTCGAATTTTTCCACCAGGAAAAATGAAGCGGCAAAACCGATCGTTCCGACGACCGCGCCGATCAGAAACGAAGCCTCCCAGCTGAAATGGTCGGCGAACCAGCCTCCCGACAGGATCCCGGTCATTTGCCCGAGCGAGTTGTAGAAGGATATCGTCCCCATCGCTTTTGTCGTTTCTTCCTGCTTGTAGTAGCTCGCAAACAATATCGTAAAGTCGACCCAGGTGGCGGCGGCCGCTCCGGCGAGCGCTCGAAGCAGCAAAATCCAGGTCACTTCCTGCGAGATGAGGATGCCGGCGCCGGCCAGCACGGAGAACAGCAATCCGAACGAAATGAACAGCCTTCTTTTATGAAAACGGTCGGAAACGATGCCGACGGGGATGCGCAGCAGCATCTGGCTTAAGCCGTACATGCCGACGATCATCCCCGCCATTTTGTGCGATGCGCCCAAATATTCCACATAAGCCGCCAAAATCGGGACGCACGTATACATCGAAAACCAGAAAAGCAAAGTGACTGTACAAAACAAAGGAATGCGGTAAGATCGGCTTGATTCGGACATTGAGGGCTCCTCCTTCGGCGATGTCGGACAAGGAAAAAGCCACCCGTTTTACGGATGGCTGAACTCAAATTGTACGCGCATACATCCTGATCCCATTATAGGAAACATTCGTATAGCCCGGCAAGCATGAAAAAAAAGGTACGCTAGTTACCTTGAAGTAACTTGGTCGGAATGCAAACGATCGTCCCCGGCGGGACTACGGCTTGCAGGCGAGCTGCCGGACGTTATCGCACCATCAATGTTGCAATCTGGCCGTTGCGCTGTTATAAATACAGCTCGTCGTCCGTATGCTCGCAACAAATCCGCACCTTATCCGCCGGAAGCACGAGCGTTACCTGGTCCTCCTCCTGCAGTTCGATCGTCTCCGCCGTCGACATATCGACCAGGCATAGTCCTGCCGTATGCCGCACAACCCAATACCGCCTTCCGTCAATTAGAAAGAGCACTTCGCCTTGGCGCCAATCCGTACGCTTATCGACCACTTGTCCCACCTCGATACAGCGTATGCCGGGAGATATCCATTCATTCCGGTAAATTTGCCGTTGCTTTTTTGCCGGAAGTGGTCCGGATTCGAAAATTCGCTATTGCGGCGCCTGCCGAATCGTGCTAATATACTGTTTGTGTCTTGGAAAACCTGTCCAAGCCGCTGCAAGTGGAGCTGTGGTGTAGAGGCCTAACATGCCTGCCTGTCACGCAGGAGACCGCGGGTTCGAATCCCGTCAGCTCCGCCATTGATTTACTTCTTGCAGGGATGAGAACCATGAGGTTCGTCGGAGCTTCGCTTCGTTAGCGTTACTTCGCAGTCTCGGAGTGAAACGGAGAGCATCCCGTCAGCTCCGCCATTGATATACTTCTTTTGCAGGGATGGGAACATCCTCCAACACCATAACCGACCGAGCAGGGTGATCCCCCTGCTCTTTTTTGCATTACATCCCAACGAAAAGGTGACGGTCGCCATGAAACGGGGACGCTTCGCCCCTACCCCATCGGGACAATTGCATATCGGCAACGCACGGACCGCGCTGCTCGCCTGGCTGCAAATCCGCTCGGCCCAAGGCCGCTTTGTGCTGCGCATGGAGGATATCGACAAGCCGCGCTCCAAGCCGGAATTGGCCAGGCAAATAGTAGACGATTTGCTCTGGCTGGGGCTTGATTGGGACGAAGGCCCGGGAGCCGGCGGCGATTATGGTCCTTATGTGCAAAGCGAACGCGAATTTTTGTACGGCGAAGCGCTGGATAAATTGATGCGGCAAGGTTTGCTGTATCCGTGTTACTGCAGCCGGGCCGAACTGGTCGGCATTGCGAGCGCGCCGCACGGTCTTTCCTCCGAAGGTCCCGTTTACCCGGGCACATGCCGCTCCCTGACTTCGGAGCAGCGCGCCGTCAAGCAGGCGGTTAAAACACCTTCGCTGCGCTTCGCGATGCCCGACAAGGAAATGGTCTTCGACGATCTGGTTGCGGGAAAGCAGCGTTTTCCCGCCGGCGCCGGAGGAGACTTCGTTGTCAAACGAGCCGACGGCATTTTCGCTTATCAGCTTGCTGTCGTTGTAGACGATGCGGCGATGCGCATCACCGACGTATTGCGCGGGGTCGATCTGCTCGATTCCACACCGCGCCAGCTGGCGTTATACGAAGCGCTTGGGCTGGACGCGCCGCGGTTCGCCCACGTGCCGCTGCTTTACGGCCCCGATGGGAAGCGGCTTTCCAAACGTCATGGCGCCGTATCCGTCACAGGCATGCGTGCGGCGGGAACTTCCCCGGAAAAGGTGATCGGCTGCCTCGCCTATTGGAGCGGTCTCATCAGCTGTCCGGAGCCGGTCAAAGCAAGCGACCTCGTTCCGCTGTTCGATGCGGCGAAAATTCCCACTGGCGATATTTTGATCGATTCCAATACGCTGGATCGTTTGTCACGAAGTTAAGCCGTCTGTTCGGCTCGGTAGTTCACCTAACCTCTGCCCAACTTAGTGCTGCCGCCGCAAGTCATGTATTATGTTAAGGGGATCCGACAGCCAATCCTTATATGACAAAATCAAGCACCTGCTCATACGGCAAATAATTGACCGCGCCTGCCAACGCCGGCGTGTAAACGTGAAATGTAATCAGCCGCTCTTCTCTTGCATTCCGCATTTGATGAACCTGCCCTTTGGGCGCTGTAAAAAATTCGTTTGTCCCGACAACAAAAGAGGCGGCCTCAATCGGATAACAGTACGCATCAAGCCGGTATATTGCGTTTTCCAGCTCGCCCTCCAGCACGATTCCGCAGCCGATGCTGTCCCCGTGATCGTGAATCGCGGTCTCGGCTTTTCCCGGCAAATGAATGAGTACGGCCTCCACCTCTTCGCTTTTGAA
The window above is part of the Paenibacillus hamazuiensis genome. Proteins encoded here:
- a CDS encoding DUF4023 domain-containing protein, which translates into the protein MPNTNNMNNMDTSGFVEKLHDTQRKDDKNRRTHGNNHPEEKLPNHKH
- a CDS encoding MFS transporter, translating into MVLNLLVTFTLFYAFIYMVNAVYGTFIPVYFNDIGLSKSQIGVLLSLGPLVAILAQPVWGAVGDRAPTKNRVLQTLIVGTGISALFFPISDRFGYLLLVICIFTFFQTSIFAISDAIALEEVEKRRTWSFGMIRMGGTIGFAVMSLVFGIVAKTHLGLMFWVLALVMAVSFALMLRFPKIAGYQSVGPKMQVWVLFKHKQLMLYMSISFGLQVTLGFFYSFFPVYFKELGADSVLLGWSMVISSLSEIPFLLYSKKLFERVPIRTIFLVAGAATFFRWLLYYFVHDPLVVLPVQLLHGLILIVITVTMATYISKEVPKELRASGQTLNGLLNLGVARIIGSFLGGVASDWVGMRTVFLYNSFIALACVVVFAIVSRGMERSAAADRTV
- a CDS encoding MFS transporter yields the protein MSESSRSYRIPLFCTVTLLFWFSMYTCVPILAAYVEYLGASHKMAGMIVGMYGLSQMLLRIPVGIVSDRFHKRRLFISFGLLFSVLAGAGILISQEVTWILLLRALAGAAAATWVDFTILFASYYKQEETTKAMGTISFYNSLGQMTGILSGGWFADHFSWEASFLIGAVVGTIGFAASFFLVEKFDDNAQKITYSGVVEVAKDRTLLTVSFLSILFQVLTFATVFGFTPVFAQSLGATKLDMGLLTFFSTFPTALASWIGGSYLSRKIGEKNVVIAGFVLSGVFTVLIPVLPSFGMLLFTQALAGLGRGFASPVLMSLSIKHMESGKRATAMGFYQAIYGLGMFLGPLFMGAAGDWLTLGQGFMIVGALGCVTAWLAHLMLRIVPAGKAAARETAPASNATNARG
- the gluQRS gene encoding tRNA glutamyl-Q(34) synthetase GluQRS gives rise to the protein MKRGRFAPTPSGQLHIGNARTALLAWLQIRSAQGRFVLRMEDIDKPRSKPELARQIVDDLLWLGLDWDEGPGAGGDYGPYVQSEREFLYGEALDKLMRQGLLYPCYCSRAELVGIASAPHGLSSEGPVYPGTCRSLTSEQRAVKQAVKTPSLRFAMPDKEMVFDDLVAGKQRFPAGAGGDFVVKRADGIFAYQLAVVVDDAAMRITDVLRGVDLLDSTPRQLALYEALGLDAPRFAHVPLLYGPDGKRLSKRHGAVSVTGMRAAGTSPEKVIGCLAYWSGLISCPEPVKASDLVPLFDAAKIPTGDILIDSNTLDRLSRS
- a CDS encoding cysteine dioxygenase, whose protein sequence is MDLITSIRQTFQRVKKPSLRELQWAIQSLELTAEQVQPFIQNPTYLPYGRTIMFKSEEVEAVLIHLPGKAETAIHDHGDSIGCGIVLEGELENAIYRLDAYCYPIEAASFVVGTNEFFTAPKGQVHQMRNAREERLITFHVYTPALAGAVNYLPYEQVLDFVI